GAAGCTCGCTGTTACACCGGTTCGAAGAAATGAAATGCTTGCAATTATTTTTGCTTCTATTGAGGTAGATGGCAAACAAAGTGAAACTGGGAGTGTCTTTTTTGATACTTTTCGAAAAGGGGTACAAGGGAATTGGAAGCTTGTGAGAAGTTACATTGAAGCTGGGGTTCCGATTGAACACATCACAGCGTTTCAGACGGAAGAAAAATAGTTAATACATTTGAAGCTCCTGATAAACGGATCCGTTTATCAGGATTTTTTTGTGCAGAGAGCTTGTTATGACTCATTAGGCACTTCAAGGTACCTATATTACAGTAAAGTGCGTACTTACATATCGGCTTGGAAGACTGCATAATCAGTTGTACAGCCGAGAGAGAAGACGTCTTTCTGCTTGGCACTTAAAAAATTTCAAGGAGGAATTCGCTTTATGAGTTCTCAAACACATACAATGTCACATTCGAAAGAAAAATCCAGTGGTACTCTTGCCCTTTTAGCGCTCGCGATTAGTGCATTTGGAATTGGAACAACCGAATTTGTTCCTGTTGGCCTTCTTTCTTCTATTGCAGATGACCTATCGATTTCGATTACACTTGCTGGCCTATTGATTTCAGGTTACGCCATCGGAGTAGCAATTGGTGCTCCGGTTCTAACTGCTTTAACGGGAAAAATGAATCGGAAGACGCTCCTCATGTCATTAATGGTCGTTTTTATCATTGGTAACCTTGTAGCTGGAATATCCACATCATTCGGTTTACTACTCGTTGCCCGATTTATTACAGCATTTTCACACGGGATTTTCTTCTCAATCGGATCAACGATTGCGGCAGACCTTGTTCCAGAAAATAAGCGAGCAAGTGCGATTGCCTTTATGTTTACAGGATTAACTGTCGCGACCGTAACCGGGGTTCCGCTTGGAACATTTATTGGACAAGCCTTTGGTTGGAGAGCAACGTTCCTTGGTGTCGCCCTACTTGGTGTGATTGGGATTATCGCAAGTGCGATTCTCGTGCCAAAAGATTTGAAAGAATCACCGCCAGCGAAATTTAGTGAACAGGTGAAGATCTTAACGAATGGAAAATTACTCTTAGCATTTGCGATTACAGCACTAGGTTACGGTGGTACGTTCGTTGCCTTTACGTATTTAGCCCCACTTCTTGAAGATGTTACAGGACTTAGCGTGAAATTTGTTAGTGTGATTTTGCTCGTTTATGGTGTTGCCGTAGCGATTGGAAATGTCATTGGTGGGAAAGCGTCGGATAAGAACCCATTAAAAGCACTGTTTTGGATGTTCGTAATGCAAGCAATCATTCTCTTAATTATGACGTTAGCCCTTCCATTTAAAGTGGCCGGCATCATTTCGATTTTCTTCATGGGTTTGTTTGCCTTTATGAATGTTCCTGGTTTGCAAGTACTTGTAGTGAATCTTGCTGAAAAATATATGCCATCTGCCGTTAACGTGGCATCTGCACTTAATATCGCTGCGTTTAACGTTGGAATAGCGATTGGCTCATTTGTTGGAGGCGTCATCGTTGATTCCATTGGTCTGATTCACACGCCTTGGATTGGAGCAATTATGGTTGTCGGAGCGGTTGCGCTTACAGGATGGCTACGAGCTATGGAGAGAAAAGCATAGGAGGATGATGTAGAAAGTTCTTTAGTGTTCAAACCTATCTATTTAGCGTCTAAAAAATTTAAGTCGATCTTCATCCAATTTCCGCATTTCGTATTACATTAGTTTGTTAGTGAAGGAACAATTGAATGATTGCTGAACAAAGCGATTCCTACCACGAATATAGTGGTAGGGATCGTTTATTCATTCATATTGACTTAAGCCTTTTTTAAACGCAGCAAGATGATTTTTTGAGGCATCACCAAGCCTTGTCATTACGGTTTGGACATCCTGCGGCAGGTCTGATAGATCCGCTAATTTCTCATACATGGCTATGTTGTCCACTTCTCCTTGAACGCCAGCTTCGAACGCTTCTTTTAACGTTTTGGGAGTGGTTGTATACTGGCTAGCATTATTTTCGGGCACGGTTATGTTATACCTTGTAAATAAGGGGAGAAGAGCTGTAATGTGCCTTTGCTCGGCAATTTTAATTTGAGAGAAAGGTCTTATGTCACCGAATTCTTTGATGATGGCATCATATCTTGCCTGTGCTAGGTACTCATCCTGAATCGCATACGTTAAGGCTTCCTTCAATGTAATGGAAGTGTCTTGTAGTGCTCCTTTTGCTCCGTAGTCTTCTGGAAGTGCTTCTGCTTTAGCATTAAGAAAACTTAAGTTGAAGAAAATGAAGCTAATGATCGCAATAATCGCTACTTTTTTCAATTTGCACACCTTGCCTTTTTGTTGATTAACTTTCCTATAAAGGAAGAGTTTTATGTAATTTTTAGTTGGTAAAGTCATTTTGTTTGATTTCCCTTTATGAACAGCTTATGATCATAACTGTAAAGTATGAAATTACAGTAGGAGGAACAGTCATGAGCAAACGTATATTAATGGTTGTCACAACCGCGGATACAATGAATGAAGGTCATAAAACAGGTCTCTGGTTATCAGAGTTTGGGGAAGCGTATATCGAATTTGAAAAGCTTGGCTATCAAATCACAGTAGCTAGTCCTTTAGGAGGAAAGGCACCTGTTGATGATCGCAGTCTTGAAGGTGGAGAAACGCCTCAAGAAATTCTCGATACTGCCAAATACCTTGAAGATACAGTGAAGCTAGAGAAAATCGTTGGGGCGTCTACTTTTGATGCGATCTTTATGCCGGGTGGGCACGGAACAATGTTTGACCTTCCAGAAAACGATAAGCTTCAGCACTTGATTCGTGAGTTCTATGAATCAAACAAAATTGTTGCTTCCGTCTGCCATGGTCCCGCTGGACTCGTTGGCGTAACTCTTTCAGATGGTACGCCGCTTGTTTCAGGTAAAACGATTACGGCGTTTACAGACGATGAAGAAAGAGAAACAACGCTTGATCAATTCATGCCTTTTTTACTGGAAACTCGTCTTCGCGAACTTGGTGCTAATTTTGTTACAGAAGATAACTGGTCAGATCACATGCAAGTAGACGGTAATTTAATTACTGGTCAAAATCCGCAATCAACCACTAGCGTTGCGAAAGAAGTAGTCGAGAAACTTAGCTAATGATTAAGATCCCTAGAAGATAGATAATATAAACGAAAAGGACTCCGAATTTAGGAGTCCTTTTCGTTTATATTTTTTTACTCTTTATCTTTGTCTTTTTTCTTACCGAAAACCTTTTTAGTAGCTCCTTTAAATACATTAGAGGCCGTATCAACAGATTTACCAACGACTTTGTTTCCTGTTTTACTCACATTCTTAACAAAGTCTGTTGAAGCGTCAGCAGCTTTTCCTACAAGACCGCCTTCTCCGCTAACTGACTTGACAATATCGTTCGCTGTGTCAGCGGATTTATTCACAAGATCACTTGCGGTTTTTGATGTCTTCTTCACAATATTATCTTCTTTCGTTGAATTTCTCTCAGACATCTCAATCCCCTCCTTCGCGAATTTTGATACAACACTATGCTATGAACGGAATGGTATAAATATGATTTTCAAGTAAAACGTCATTTGAATTTGAAATTTTCCCCATCTAACTGCGAAGAGAGAAGGTATTCGATAGGAAGAAGTGGAAGGATTATTGAACGACCATATCTAGAAGGAAGTGAAAGGATAGATGAATCATCAGTTGGATGTACGAGCTTTATTAAAGGGCATTGCCATATGGGAAGTAGTATTGTTTCTTCCAGCTATTTTGTTGTTTTCTTATCTGCCTGATGAACGACTGATCGACATCTTTATTAACGTATTTATTTTCTTTTGTTGTACAATTGGTCTCTTTGCGATATCAAGGTATGTTCAGCGGTTTGTGAAGAGAGGATAATAAATTACTAAAAAGAAGGATGCGCATCGTGCACATCCTTCTTTTTAGTAGTCTATTCGATTTTTATGCTTTTCCCAGCTTTGAAATGGTTCGTTCTTCTCATCCATTTCAATATGGTGAAACGGAATGGTTCTTTGTTCAGGCTTTTTCTCAATTTCGTTATAGATCACGGCATCATCAAACCCAGCGTCGGCTGCTTCATTTCTAGATGCAGCAAAATATACGCGGTCTTTGCGAGACCAGTAGATCGCTCCAAGGCACATCGGGCAGGGCTCGCAGCTTGCGTAAACGACACAGCCTTCAAGCTGATGCGTCCCGAGTTTTTGACATGCGTTTCGAATCGCAACGACTTCTGCATGGGCAGTAGGATCATGATCCGTTGTCACTTGATTGAAACCTTCGCCTATAACAACGCCATCTTTGACGACGATTGCACCAAATGGCCCACCGTCATGTTCAGTTACGCTTTTAGATGCTAGCTGGATCGCTTGTGTTAACCAATCTTTCTCTGTCATTTCATCACACTCCTGTACACTAATAATTAGACATATTCCACAGCATTCCCTATCTGATCAAATAAATTTCCTTACAGGAGATTGGAATGTTAAGGCGAAGTGTTTTCTTAACGACTAAAGAGCGAGGGGGAGGGGGTTTGGATTATTGTTATAATAAAATAAGGGGGAAATGAGAATGGAGCTATTAATCCTTGGTGGAACACGTTTTATTGGAAAATATGTAACAGAGAGAGCTTTAGAGAATGGACATACGGTTACGCTATTTAATAGAGGGACTAATAAGCAGCAATTTTCAGAGGTTGAAACGATTATCGGAGATCGTGATGGAGATTTATCCAGTCTAGCGGGAAGAAAGTGGGACGCCGTAATTGATACGTCAGGGTTTATTCCGAGAACAGTGAATAAATCGACGAAGCTATTACAGGATAGGGTTAACCATTATACATATATATCGAGTGTTTCAGCTTATCAAGATTTCGGAGAAAAGCCATGTACAGAAAGTTCGCCTCTTCAGGCAATCTCAGATACGGAAGCGGAACGTATCACGGCAGGAACAGCTGGACCGATTTACAACGAGCATTATGGTGCACTAAAAGCGAAGTGTGAAGCTGTTGCAGAAAAGAATTTGAGTGGCCGGGTTCTTCATATTCGACCTGGACTCGTCGTAGGGCCGTATGATTATTCAGATCGCTTTACTTACTGGGTTAAGCGAATTCACGAGGGTGGTGAAGTTCTAGCGCCAGGAAACTCTGAGCGTCCGGTACAATTCATAGATGTGCGAGACCTTGCTGATTGGGTATTGCGAATGACGGAACAAAGGGTCGCGGGCGCGTACAATGTGACCGGGAGAGAAAGAATGAATACAATGGGGGAAGTGCTTGCGTCATGTAAAAAGGTGAGCGGAAGTAATGTGGTTTTTCGTTGGGTAAACGAAGAGTTTCTTCTTGAAAATGAAATAGCGCCGTGGACTGAATTACCGCTCTGGCTTCCTGAATCAATGAGCGCAGCTGAGACGAATATTGATCGGGCGCTTCGTGAGGGACTGAGCCT
The sequence above is drawn from the Pseudalkalibacillus hwajinpoensis genome and encodes:
- a CDS encoding MFS transporter; this encodes MSSQTHTMSHSKEKSSGTLALLALAISAFGIGTTEFVPVGLLSSIADDLSISITLAGLLISGYAIGVAIGAPVLTALTGKMNRKTLLMSLMVVFIIGNLVAGISTSFGLLLVARFITAFSHGIFFSIGSTIAADLVPENKRASAIAFMFTGLTVATVTGVPLGTFIGQAFGWRATFLGVALLGVIGIIASAILVPKDLKESPPAKFSEQVKILTNGKLLLAFAITALGYGGTFVAFTYLAPLLEDVTGLSVKFVSVILLVYGVAVAIGNVIGGKASDKNPLKALFWMFVMQAIILLIMTLALPFKVAGIISIFFMGLFAFMNVPGLQVLVVNLAEKYMPSAVNVASALNIAAFNVGIAIGSFVGGVIVDSIGLIHTPWIGAIMVVGAVALTGWLRAMERKA
- a CDS encoding ferritin-like domain-containing protein produces the protein MKKVAIIAIISFIFFNLSFLNAKAEALPEDYGAKGALQDTSITLKEALTYAIQDEYLAQARYDAIIKEFGDIRPFSQIKIAEQRHITALLPLFTRYNITVPENNASQYTTTPKTLKEAFEAGVQGEVDNIAMYEKLADLSDLPQDVQTVMTRLGDASKNHLAAFKKGLSQYE
- a CDS encoding SDR family oxidoreductase, whose product is MELLILGGTRFIGKYVTERALENGHTVTLFNRGTNKQQFSEVETIIGDRDGDLSSLAGRKWDAVIDTSGFIPRTVNKSTKLLQDRVNHYTYISSVSAYQDFGEKPCTESSPLQAISDTEAERITAGTAGPIYNEHYGALKAKCEAVAEKNLSGRVLHIRPGLVVGPYDYSDRFTYWVKRIHEGGEVLAPGNSERPVQFIDVRDLADWVLRMTEQRVAGAYNVTGRERMNTMGEVLASCKKVSGSNVVFRWVNEEFLLENEIAPWTELPLWLPESMSAAETNIDRALREGLSLRPLEETIHDVLNWLPIRNDENPFKAGLTREKEKALLRMAESR
- a CDS encoding type 1 glutamine amidotransferase domain-containing protein — translated: MSKRILMVVTTADTMNEGHKTGLWLSEFGEAYIEFEKLGYQITVASPLGGKAPVDDRSLEGGETPQEILDTAKYLEDTVKLEKIVGASTFDAIFMPGGHGTMFDLPENDKLQHLIREFYESNKIVASVCHGPAGLVGVTLSDGTPLVSGKTITAFTDDEERETTLDQFMPFLLETRLRELGANFVTEDNWSDHMQVDGNLITGQNPQSTTSVAKEVVEKLS
- a CDS encoding DUF6007 family protein, translated to MNHQLDVRALLKGIAIWEVVLFLPAILLFSYLPDERLIDIFINVFIFFCCTIGLFAISRYVQRFVKRG
- a CDS encoding flavoprotein; its protein translation is MSGFEDYLDDFLSSWRKSSLDEIKYKISDTYQAREISSQSELYDFGYEESIQGWDQAFSAFQKNGTKWVLKKLAVTPVRRNEMLAIIFASIEVDGKQSETGSVFFDTFRKGVQGNWKLVRSYIEAGVPIEHITAFQTEEK
- a CDS encoding nucleoside deaminase, whose product is MTEKDWLTQAIQLASKSVTEHDGGPFGAIVVKDGVVIGEGFNQVTTDHDPTAHAEVVAIRNACQKLGTHQLEGCVVYASCEPCPMCLGAIYWSRKDRVYFAASRNEAADAGFDDAVIYNEIEKKPEQRTIPFHHIEMDEKNEPFQSWEKHKNRIDY